Proteins from a single region of Candidatus Puniceispirillum marinum IMCC1322:
- a CDS encoding 1-(5-phosphoribosyl)-5-[(5-phosphoribosylamino)methylideneamino]imidazole-4-carboxamide isomerase, protein MIIYPAIDLIGGAVVRLNKGDFDQQTTYGTDPVSVAKSYADAGASWLHLVDLDGAKDPANRQLDLITRIIDATGLKVQTGGGIRSLDDVADLVNAGASRVVVGSLAVRDYAAGEALFSRYGGETICLAADVMPVADTSGDVSYNIAMSGWQETSKLTLFEFLGHYANHGLLHALCTDIARDGMMTGCNRDLYASVKSAFPNIKLQASGGVSALNDLEGLPTDGVIIGKALYEGVFSVREALEVVAC, encoded by the coding sequence ATGATTATCTATCCCGCGATTGATTTGATTGGGGGAGCTGTTGTCCGCCTTAATAAAGGGGATTTTGATCAGCAGACCACCTATGGCACTGATCCCGTATCTGTTGCCAAATCATATGCCGATGCGGGGGCAAGCTGGTTACATCTTGTTGATCTGGATGGGGCGAAAGACCCAGCAAACCGCCAGCTTGATCTGATTACCCGAATTATTGACGCAACCGGTCTGAAAGTACAAACCGGCGGTGGTATCCGCAGTTTGGATGACGTTGCGGACTTGGTTAATGCCGGGGCTAGCCGTGTTGTTGTTGGCAGTCTGGCTGTGCGTGATTACGCAGCCGGGGAAGCCTTGTTTTCCAGATATGGCGGCGAAACCATATGCCTTGCTGCAGATGTTATGCCGGTAGCCGACACATCAGGTGATGTCAGCTATAATATTGCGATGTCGGGATGGCAAGAAACCAGCAAACTGACATTGTTTGAGTTTCTGGGGCATTACGCCAATCATGGATTGCTACATGCTTTATGCACAGATATTGCGCGTGATGGGATGATGACCGGCTGTAACCGTGATCTTTACGCTTCGGTTAAGTCTGCATTTCCCAACATCAAGCTACAGGCATCAGGCGGCGTGAGCGCGCTGAATGATCTTGAAGGCTTGCCTACAGATGGGGTGATCATTGGTAAAGCCCTGTATGAAGGGGTGTTTAGTGTCAGGGAAGCTCTGGAGGTTGTAGCATGCTGA
- the hisH gene encoding imidazole glycerol phosphate synthase subunit HisH: MIAIIDSGGANIASVQFALERLDVTSILTTDADVIRDAERVILPGVGTAPVAMDILTKAGLVDVIRGLTQPVLGVCLGMQLLFEQSPEKADSTVANTNLLCITPGNCAAFTPASDRSVPHMGWNSLDFASAHPLLRGIEQGAHVYFVHTFFAPVTKATIASCNYGDRFTAIVADRNFMGCQFHPERSGPVGARILQNFLEMPA, from the coding sequence ATGATCGCGATTATAGATAGCGGTGGTGCCAATATTGCATCTGTACAATTTGCTCTTGAACGTTTGGACGTGACCAGCATTTTAACCACTGATGCAGATGTTATTCGCGACGCCGAACGTGTGATACTGCCAGGCGTGGGGACAGCCCCCGTTGCGATGGATATCCTGACCAAGGCCGGGCTTGTTGATGTTATTCGCGGCTTGACGCAACCTGTGCTGGGGGTGTGTCTGGGGATGCAGCTTTTGTTTGAGCAGTCGCCAGAAAAGGCTGATAGCACTGTCGCCAATACAAATTTGCTTTGTATTACGCCAGGTAATTGTGCGGCCTTTACCCCCGCTAGTGATCGCTCTGTACCGCATATGGGATGGAACAGTCTGGATTTTGCCAGCGCACACCCTTTGCTAAGAGGAATCGAGCAAGGTGCGCATGTCTATTTTGTGCATACATTTTTTGCGCCTGTTACCAAAGCTACGATTGCCAGTTGTAATTATGGTGATAGATTTACGGCCATAGTAGCGGATCGTAATTTTATGGGATGCCAGTTTCACCCCGAACGCTCGGGTCCAGTAGGGGCGCGAATTTTACAGAATTTTCTGGAGATGCCCGCATGA
- the hisC gene encoding histidinol-phosphate transaminase: METQKNQSTTPIVNRARPEILAMKGYSSARSLQTGADTSIFLDANECPFEPFVGAHNLARYPSQQPVRLAVAICDWLDISTRNLTVTRGADEAIECLMRAFCVPNIDNIVICPPTFAMYRQSAILHAVETREAPLNDNFGLDIVAIDKATDENTKMIFICSPNNPTGNVMARDDIMSLCDAYADQALIVLDETYIQYAEASSLVPMIESTPNLVILRTLSKSHAAAGLRCGAAIARGEVTQLLQKVLAPYPLASPVVDAALAILTSKNHRALAAKRDALIERRDRFIPRLAALPMVDEILPSDANFILVRVQDADKFYATCLQAGIVVRNQSHQPRLANSIRISIGTEDEMNALMAALNGDSIEIATDPARTGKVIRTTSETAISVSVNLDRAFPVNINTGIGFYDHMLDQIAKHGGFSLEVECDGDLHIDAHHTVEDCAIALGQAIRMALGDKRGINRYGFMLPMDETLVNVALDLSGRFYLDFKADFPATHVGDLPTDMVPHFFYSLAEHMQANLHISVTGENAHHMVEACFKGFGRTMRQAVRREGSELPSTKGVL, encoded by the coding sequence ATGGAGACCCAAAAAAATCAATCTACCACGCCCATTGTCAATCGAGCTCGTCCTGAGATTTTAGCAATGAAAGGCTATTCATCAGCACGATCGTTACAAACTGGTGCGGATACATCTATTTTTCTGGATGCTAATGAATGTCCCTTTGAGCCGTTTGTAGGTGCGCATAATCTGGCGCGCTATCCAAGCCAGCAACCTGTAAGACTGGCGGTCGCTATCTGTGACTGGCTTGATATATCAACACGTAATCTGACGGTTACCCGTGGTGCGGATGAAGCGATTGAATGTCTAATGCGCGCCTTTTGTGTACCAAACATCGATAATATTGTCATTTGTCCCCCAACATTTGCCATGTATCGTCAGTCAGCCATTCTACATGCTGTCGAAACGCGCGAAGCGCCTTTGAATGATAACTTCGGTCTTGATATTGTAGCCATTGACAAGGCAACGGATGAAAATACCAAGATGATATTCATCTGTTCGCCCAATAATCCTACAGGCAATGTCATGGCACGCGATGACATAATGAGCCTTTGTGATGCCTATGCGGATCAGGCACTGATTGTTCTGGATGAAACCTATATCCAATATGCCGAGGCCAGCAGCTTGGTTCCGATGATTGAATCGACGCCCAATCTTGTCATTTTGCGCACCTTATCCAAATCGCACGCGGCGGCAGGTTTGCGGTGTGGGGCAGCGATCGCGCGCGGGGAGGTTACCCAGCTTTTGCAAAAGGTTCTGGCCCCATATCCATTGGCAAGCCCTGTTGTTGATGCAGCTCTTGCTATTCTAACGTCAAAAAATCATCGCGCGCTTGCCGCAAAACGGGATGCGCTCATTGAGCGCCGTGACCGCTTTATTCCGCGTCTGGCCGCCTTGCCAATGGTTGACGAGATTTTGCCAAGTGACGCCAATTTCATTTTGGTGCGGGTGCAGGATGCCGATAAATTCTATGCAACCTGTCTGCAAGCCGGGATTGTCGTACGTAACCAATCGCACCAGCCGCGGCTGGCCAATAGCATTCGTATTTCAATTGGAACTGAGGACGAGATGAATGCGCTTATGGCGGCGCTAAACGGTGACAGCATAGAGATAGCGACTGATCCAGCCAGAACGGGCAAGGTCATTCGCACAACCAGTGAAACGGCTATTTCGGTTTCGGTAAATCTCGATCGGGCATTTCCCGTCAATATTAATACCGGCATTGGTTTTTATGATCATATGCTTGATCAGATTGCCAAACATGGCGGGTTTTCGCTGGAGGTCGAATGTGACGGTGATCTGCATATTGATGCGCATCACACAGTTGAAGATTGCGCCATTGCATTGGGCCAGGCCATAAGGATGGCGCTTGGCGATAAGCGCGGCATAAATCGTTACGGCTTTATGTTGCCAATGGATGAGACGCTGGTGAATGTTGCGCTTGATCTGAGTGGTCGTTTCTATCTTGATTTTAAAGCTGATTTTCCGGCGACGCATGTTGGTGATTTGCCAACCGATATGGTGCCCCATTTCTTTTATTCGCTCGCCGAACATATGCAGGCCAATCTGCATATTTCAGTAACAGGTGAAAATGCCCATCATATGGTTGAAGCCTGTTTTAAGGGGTTTGGCCGGACCATGCGTCAGGCTGTGCGTCGTGAAGGCAGTGAATTGCCAAGTACAAAAGGCGTATTATGA
- the hisG gene encoding ATP phosphoribosyltransferase, translating to MNTMRDNGRLKIAIQKSGRLADMSLKLLEKCGISLAKSRDQLLCMADNFPLDVFLVRDDDIPAFLATNVCQLGILGQNALLEQQANENGKYAELKEVMALGYGKCRLSIAVPNDFDYKDITSLSGKTIATSYRGLLAKYLAEKNVSADIVTMQGAVEVAPRTHLADVICDLVSTGNTLKSNGLRETDIVMQSQAVVIKNEIKDVEINSICEKLIARLRAVLRAENSRYIMLNSPIDSLDAIKAVLPGSQSPTVMPLQGRDDMVAVHAVCEEGVFWNTMEALKAKGANSILVVPIEKMLD from the coding sequence ATGAATACAATGCGTGATAACGGCAGGTTGAAAATTGCCATTCAGAAGTCAGGGCGCCTGGCGGATATGTCGCTAAAATTGCTTGAAAAATGCGGTATTTCGCTGGCTAAAAGCCGCGACCAACTTTTATGTATGGCAGATAATTTTCCGTTAGATGTTTTTCTGGTACGAGATGATGACATTCCGGCTTTTCTGGCTACAAATGTATGCCAGTTGGGTATTCTGGGGCAGAATGCATTGCTTGAACAGCAGGCTAACGAAAATGGTAAATATGCCGAATTAAAAGAGGTTATGGCGCTTGGTTATGGTAAATGCCGTCTATCTATCGCCGTGCCAAATGATTTTGATTACAAAGATATCACGTCATTGTCCGGCAAGACGATTGCCACATCATACCGAGGGTTGCTTGCCAAATATCTGGCCGAGAAGAATGTTTCAGCCGATATTGTCACCATGCAGGGCGCAGTCGAAGTCGCCCCTCGCACGCATCTTGCCGATGTGATCTGTGACCTTGTTTCAACCGGTAACACGCTAAAATCCAATGGTTTGCGCGAAACTGACATCGTGATGCAATCGCAGGCTGTCGTTATCAAAAATGAAATAAAGGACGTCGAGATCAATTCGATTTGTGAAAAGCTGATCGCGCGATTGCGTGCCGTTTTACGTGCAGAAAACAGCCGCTATATCATGTTGAACAGCCCCATAGATTCGCTCGATGCGATTAAAGCGGTTTTACCCGGTTCGCAATCACCCACCGTTATGCCTCTGCAAGGTCGTGATGACATGGTTGCTGTCCATGCCGTCTGCGAAGAGGGGGTGTTCTGGAACACAATGGAAGCATTGAAAGCAAAAGGGGCCAATTCCATTCTCGTTGTGCCCATCGAAAAAATGCTGGATTAG
- a CDS encoding YerC/YecD family TrpR-related protein, which produces MVQMKRNEIQTKHEQDLFDAILTLENNGEARSFFYDLCTPAELEGLIDRWRVAQMLVQKVPYRKIAAETSVSTATIVRVARFLNNGFDGYKTIMQRQGKL; this is translated from the coding sequence ATGGTTCAGATGAAGCGCAACGAAATTCAAACTAAGCATGAACAGGATCTGTTCGACGCGATATTGACGCTGGAGAATAATGGGGAAGCACGAAGCTTTTTCTATGATCTATGTACGCCTGCCGAACTTGAAGGGTTGATTGATCGGTGGCGGGTGGCGCAAATGCTTGTGCAAAAGGTGCCATATCGCAAGATTGCCGCAGAAACCAGTGTAAGCACCGCAACGATTGTCAGGGTCGCCCGGTTTCTGAATAACGGTTTTGATGGCTATAAAACAATTATGCAACGCCAGGGAAAGCTCTAG
- a CDS encoding SixA phosphatase family protein, whose product MARITLLRHGKSETPRVGISDFDRALIKRGQQNAENVGNMMVQQKMLPDFVLVSPAIRTKQTYEIVSQNWPDIAMLFVDSLYEATANQLMYVIEEQANNCENMMVIGHNPSLVVLLNRMVGSTHTDNNLSYFPTCCLADIGFEADRVRDIDPEDGRLLSIVRARDLDSRAL is encoded by the coding sequence ATGGCTCGTATCACTCTTTTACGACATGGTAAAAGCGAAACCCCTAGAGTCGGTATTTCTGATTTTGATCGTGCGCTCATTAAGCGTGGTCAACAGAATGCTGAAAATGTCGGTAACATGATGGTGCAACAGAAAATGCTACCTGACTTTGTGCTTGTGTCACCAGCCATACGTACCAAACAGACATATGAAATTGTCTCACAAAACTGGCCTGACATTGCTATGCTGTTTGTTGATAGTCTTTATGAAGCGACAGCTAATCAACTTATGTATGTGATCGAGGAACAGGCAAATAACTGCGAGAATATGATGGTTATTGGCCATAATCCAAGTCTTGTCGTTTTGCTTAATCGAATGGTTGGTTCAACACATACTGACAATAATTTATCGTATTTTCCGACTTGCTGTCTTGCCGATATCGGTTTTGAAGCCGATAGGGTGCGCGATATTGATCCCGAAGATGGTCGGCTTTTGTCGATCGTACGCGCCCGTGATTTAGATTCTCGTGCGCTGTAA
- a CDS encoding cysteine synthase A, translating to MQKNDFLAAIGNTPLIKLRAASEMTNCTILGKAEFMNPGGSVKDRAALAIIEDAEAKGLLGPGGMIVEGTAGNTGIGLTMVGNAKGYQSVIVMPETQSEEKKQVLRVFGADLRLVPAVPYKNPDNYVRYSERLAQELSGTHNGGVIWANQFDNTANLDGHYKTTGPEIWAQTDQKVDGFICSVGSGGTLAGVSQFLKEMNPDIKIGLADPEGSALFNYYAHGELKAEGNSISEGIGQGRITANLEKAFVDMPFCLSDKEALPMIYALMRDEGLYLGGSSAINIAGAVAMAQEMGPGHTIVTILCDSGQRYQSKVWNPEFLREKDLPIPDWL from the coding sequence ATGCAGAAAAATGATTTCCTGGCCGCCATTGGCAACACCCCTCTCATCAAGCTTCGTGCTGCATCTGAGATGACAAATTGCACGATTCTGGGCAAGGCAGAATTCATGAATCCTGGCGGGTCTGTCAAAGATCGTGCAGCTCTGGCTATCATTGAAGATGCAGAAGCCAAAGGCCTGCTTGGTCCCGGCGGTATGATTGTAGAGGGTACGGCGGGCAATACAGGCATTGGTTTGACTATGGTGGGAAATGCCAAGGGTTATCAGTCGGTCATTGTTATGCCCGAAACGCAAAGTGAAGAAAAAAAACAAGTTTTGCGCGTTTTTGGCGCTGATTTACGCCTTGTTCCGGCAGTCCCTTATAAGAATCCAGACAATTACGTTCGCTATTCTGAAAGGCTCGCTCAAGAGCTAAGCGGGACACATAATGGCGGTGTGATCTGGGCGAACCAGTTTGACAATACCGCCAATCTTGACGGGCATTACAAAACCACTGGGCCTGAAATATGGGCACAGACCGATCAAAAGGTTGATGGGTTTATCTGTTCGGTTGGATCGGGCGGCACATTAGCCGGCGTCAGCCAGTTCCTGAAAGAAATGAATCCTGATATCAAAATTGGCCTAGCTGACCCAGAAGGCTCAGCCTTATTCAATTATTACGCACATGGTGAATTAAAAGCCGAAGGCAATTCGATTTCAGAGGGTATTGGTCAGGGGCGCATAACCGCCAACCTGGAAAAAGCCTTTGTTGATATGCCTTTCTGCCTCAGTGATAAAGAGGCCTTGCCGATGATTTACGCATTGATGCGGGATGAAGGCCTGTATCTGGGTGGTTCCTCTGCGATCAATATTGCAGGTGCTGTTGCGATGGCACAGGAAATGGGGCCAGGTCATACCATTGTCACCATTCTATGTGACAGTGGTCAACGCTACCAATCAAAGGTCTGGAATCCGGAATTTCTGCGGGAAAAAGATTTGCCCATACCCGATTGGCTTTAA
- the sseA gene encoding 3-mercaptopyruvate sulfurtransferase, whose protein sequence is MAHNNNIVTAEWLKAHIDDSDLRIFDATFHIPATGRDANTEFDDGHIPGAQCFDLGVIADPDAALPHTVPSAEIFQTHLRRLGVNQHDHVIVYDDSVFMSSARAWWLCRLFGHTKVSYLDGGLTAWKQAGGNLEKGASTAVALGNFIAGKARDSAVAYMPDLRAQVEAGTAGQIVDARATGRFTGEVPEPRAGIRSGHIPGSLNVPVTSLFDPDTKLLKPTNELKQIIESAGVDLSQDITTTCGTGVTACALALALELVGHRQVAMFDGSWTEWGTSDAPIETGTA, encoded by the coding sequence ATGGCTCATAACAATAATATCGTTACAGCAGAATGGCTTAAAGCGCATATAGATGATAGTGATTTAAGAATATTTGATGCGACCTTTCACATTCCCGCAACTGGACGTGATGCCAATACCGAATTTGATGACGGGCATATCCCGGGTGCCCAGTGTTTTGATCTTGGGGTGATTGCTGATCCTGATGCGGCGCTACCGCACACCGTGCCTTCTGCCGAAATATTTCAAACGCATTTGCGCAGACTTGGTGTCAATCAGCATGATCATGTGATCGTCTATGATGATTCGGTTTTCATGTCTTCGGCGCGGGCATGGTGGTTATGCCGTTTGTTTGGTCATACCAAAGTCAGCTATCTTGATGGCGGCCTCACCGCATGGAAACAGGCTGGCGGCAATCTGGAAAAAGGCGCTTCAACAGCTGTTGCCTTGGGTAATTTTATCGCTGGTAAAGCACGCGATTCAGCCGTGGCCTATATGCCGGACCTCCGTGCGCAGGTCGAAGCTGGCACCGCCGGTCAAATCGTTGATGCCCGGGCTACAGGTCGCTTTACTGGCGAGGTTCCGGAACCCCGTGCGGGTATCCGTTCGGGGCATATTCCGGGGTCATTAAATGTGCCTGTTACGTCGTTGTTTGATCCGGATACAAAGCTCTTAAAGCCTACCAATGAATTAAAACAGATCATTGAATCTGCTGGTGTTGATCTATCGCAAGACATCACGACAACATGTGGCACAGGCGTAACAGCATGTGCTTTGGCGCTAGCGCTTGAACTTGTTGGACATCGACAGGTTGCAATGTTCGATGGATCATGGACTGAATGGGGTACATCAGATGCCCCAATCGAAACCGGTACAGCCTAG
- a CDS encoding amino acid ABC transporter ATP-binding protein: protein MAGKPNKSSQGETVIRIEAMHKWFGNFHALKNIDLTVKSGEKIVICGPSGSGKSTLIRCINRLEEHQKGVINVHGTDLTSDLKDIETIRSEVGMVFQSFNLFPHLTILENCVLAPIWVRKMPRKEAEEIAMQYLERVRIPEQALKYPGQLSGGQQQRVAIARALCMRPRIMLFDEPTSALDPEMIKEVLETMISLAEDGMTMIVVTHEMGFARKVANRVIFMDAGEIVEENDPETFFNKPKSKRTKLFLSQILND, encoded by the coding sequence ATGGCTGGGAAACCAAACAAATCTTCACAAGGTGAAACTGTTATCCGCATCGAGGCGATGCATAAATGGTTCGGTAATTTTCATGCGCTCAAAAACATTGATCTGACAGTTAAGTCTGGGGAAAAAATTGTTATTTGTGGCCCGTCAGGCTCAGGTAAATCAACGCTGATTCGTTGTATCAACCGTCTTGAAGAACATCAAAAAGGCGTCATCAATGTACATGGTACTGATCTGACAAGTGATCTGAAGGATATCGAAACGATCCGTTCAGAAGTCGGTATGGTGTTTCAGAGTTTCAATCTGTTCCCGCATCTGACAATTCTCGAGAATTGTGTGCTTGCCCCGATCTGGGTGCGCAAGATGCCGCGCAAGGAAGCCGAAGAGATTGCTATGCAATATCTGGAGCGTGTGCGTATTCCAGAACAAGCGCTCAAATATCCTGGCCAGCTTTCAGGTGGTCAGCAACAGCGTGTGGCGATTGCCCGTGCTTTGTGTATGCGCCCTCGGATCATGCTGTTCGACGAACCAACATCCGCGCTTGATCCTGAAATGATCAAGGAAGTGCTGGAAACTATGATCTCGCTTGCTGAAGATGGCATGACGATGATTGTTGTGACCCATGAAATGGGCTTTGCACGTAAAGTTGCAAATCGGGTCATCTTTATGGATGCAGGCGAAATTGTTGAAGAAAATGATCCGGAAACATTCTTTAATAAGCCAAAAAGTAAGCGTACAAAACTATTCCTCAGCCAGATTCTGAATGACTAA
- a CDS encoding amino acid ABC transporter permease: MTASTDSTKQSNASEVMLPPRGETGIVLWLRKNLFATPADTVLTLVCIYILYLFVPGLVQWGIIDAVWSASGRVDCWEQMEEPNSAACWAFVSTRLQLLTYGFYPEEYIWRVNLSFVLFLIALVPILWDNTPRRPLALLYSALFPFIATWLVFGGLGLDPVETKKIGGIALTLLIGVTGIAFSLPIGIMLALGRTSKLPVLKMLSVIFIEFIRGVPLIALLFIASTMLNYFLPPGTTFDLLVRVLIMVTFFASAYMAEVIRGGLAGIPKGQIEAAQASGLTYWKTTYLIVMPQVLKISIPGIVNTFIGLFKDTTLVLIIGMFDVLGMGRSSLADPNWNGLAREVYIFVAIFFFICCYGMSYYSAYLERKLDTENKFQKK; the protein is encoded by the coding sequence ATGACAGCTTCTACAGACTCAACAAAACAGTCAAATGCTTCCGAGGTTATGTTGCCGCCACGCGGTGAGACAGGCATTGTGTTATGGCTACGCAAGAACCTGTTTGCGACGCCTGCCGACACTGTGCTTACCCTTGTGTGTATTTATATTCTGTATCTGTTTGTGCCGGGGCTGGTTCAGTGGGGCATCATTGATGCGGTTTGGTCGGCGTCAGGCAGGGTTGATTGCTGGGAGCAGATGGAAGAACCCAATAGTGCTGCATGTTGGGCTTTTGTAAGTACACGACTGCAACTGCTTACTTATGGTTTTTACCCCGAAGAATATATCTGGCGGGTCAATCTGTCCTTTGTCCTGTTCCTGATCGCGCTGGTACCTATATTATGGGATAACACGCCGCGCCGCCCGTTGGCTTTGCTGTATTCGGCCTTATTCCCCTTTATTGCAACATGGTTGGTTTTTGGCGGTCTGGGGCTGGATCCCGTTGAAACCAAGAAAATCGGTGGTATTGCCCTGACACTTCTTATTGGAGTTACGGGAATCGCCTTTTCATTGCCCATTGGTATCATGCTGGCACTAGGCCGGACATCCAAACTGCCTGTGCTAAAGATGCTTTCGGTTATCTTTATCGAGTTCATTCGCGGTGTTCCGCTGATCGCTTTGCTGTTCATTGCGTCAACCATGCTGAATTACTTCCTGCCACCAGGTACCACGTTTGATCTTCTGGTTCGGGTTCTGATTATGGTCACCTTTTTTGCCTCAGCCTATATGGCCGAGGTGATCCGTGGTGGTCTGGCAGGTATTCCAAAAGGTCAGATTGAAGCGGCGCAAGCGTCCGGACTTACATATTGGAAGACAACATATCTGATTGTCATGCCGCAGGTTCTTAAAATTTCAATTCCAGGTATCGTGAATACCTTTATCGGCCTATTCAAAGATACGACGCTGGTTTTGATCATTGGTATGTTTGATGTGCTTGGTATGGGGCGTTCATCGCTGGCGGACCCGAACTGGAATGGTCTGGCACGCGAGGTATATATCTTTGTTGCAATATTCTTTTTCATATGCTGCTACGGGATGAGTTATTACTCAGCCTATCTGGAGCGTAAACTGGACACTGAAAACAAATTTCAGAAGAAATAA
- a CDS encoding amino acid ABC transporter permease: MHQNSTTDFSLRRLFYNQEVRSVAIQIITLAVICYLVFSIGQNVLVNLAAIGKDLSMNFLWVPAGYDITFQPFVDYGPTDTHFRAALVGLSNTLLVAVTGIILATILGFTLGVMRLSNNFLVSKLSQIFIDFTRNVPVLLHIFFIYGVIINLLPVPKKAEAISGVFYMTNRGIFAPAPTLEQGYEFVVGAFLIAVAGCFVLAKWAKNRQMKTGKIFPLFWTCLALIIALPVLTNMMIGGAIGVEVPKLKGFNFKGGLILRPEYVALWFALSYYTASFIAEIVRGGILAIHKGQKEAAHALGISPTRTLRLVIIPQALPLIIPPIASNYLNLTKNSSLAIAIGYFDIVATLGGISLMQTGKEVETMSLVLLTYLCLSLIISGAMNYLNHRVALKAR, translated from the coding sequence ATGCATCAAAATAGCACCACGGATTTCAGTTTACGCCGGTTGTTTTACAATCAAGAAGTGCGATCTGTTGCGATCCAGATTATTACACTTGCGGTAATATGTTATCTTGTTTTTTCCATTGGGCAGAATGTGCTTGTTAACCTTGCCGCCATTGGCAAAGATCTCAGCATGAATTTCCTCTGGGTACCCGCCGGATATGATATCACCTTTCAACCGTTCGTCGATTATGGCCCCACAGATACGCATTTCCGTGCAGCTTTGGTGGGTTTGTCCAACACTTTGCTTGTCGCCGTAACCGGGATTATTCTGGCTACAATTCTAGGCTTCACACTTGGTGTGATGCGCCTGTCAAATAATTTTCTGGTCAGTAAATTATCGCAGATATTTATTGATTTCACGCGCAATGTTCCGGTTTTGCTTCATATCTTCTTTATCTATGGCGTCATCATTAATCTGTTGCCCGTACCTAAAAAAGCCGAAGCCATTAGCGGTGTTTTCTATATGACGAACCGGGGTATTTTTGCCCCTGCGCCTACATTAGAGCAAGGTTACGAGTTCGTCGTTGGTGCCTTTCTGATTGCCGTTGCCGGTTGTTTTGTTCTGGCAAAATGGGCAAAAAACAGACAAATGAAGACCGGTAAGATTTTTCCTCTTTTCTGGACATGCTTGGCTTTGATTATTGCCTTACCCGTTCTGACCAACATGATGATTGGAGGTGCTATTGGTGTTGAAGTGCCAAAACTCAAAGGCTTTAATTTCAAAGGCGGATTAATTCTGCGCCCTGAATATGTGGCACTTTGGTTCGCATTATCATATTACACGGCCAGCTTTATTGCCGAGATTGTGCGTGGTGGTATTCTGGCTATACATAAAGGCCAAAAAGAAGCGGCGCATGCGCTTGGTATTTCGCCTACTCGTACCTTGCGCCTGGTGATCATTCCACAGGCCTTGCCACTGATCATTCCGCCGATTGCCAGTAATTATCTGAACCTGACCAAAAACTCGTCACTGGCCATTGCCATTGGGTATTTCGATATTGTAGCGACGTTGGGTGGTATTTCATTGATGCAGACAGGTAAAGAGGTGGAGACCATGTCATTGGTGCTTCTGACTTATCTATGCCTGTCGCTTATCATTTCAGGAGCCATGAATTACCTTAACCACCGCGTTGCATTGAAGGCTAGATAA